From a region of the Mycolicibacterium sp. MU0050 genome:
- a CDS encoding DUF4226 domain-containing protein: protein MAESGGQAVSAMDARQTALLARHSAVASADRALAAIVADAHAATVAARKRLDDIESEVEALVANQDEFALDTPAGMRAAHRLLATKLREIHTVVADAVADAEAKTAVLKEMVAHYDSGRAE from the coding sequence ATGGCTGAGTCCGGAGGGCAGGCGGTGTCCGCGATGGATGCCCGCCAGACGGCTCTGCTGGCCCGCCACAGCGCAGTCGCCAGCGCCGATCGGGCGTTGGCCGCGATCGTCGCCGACGCGCACGCGGCCACCGTGGCGGCGCGGAAACGGTTGGACGACATCGAATCCGAAGTCGAGGCGCTGGTCGCGAACCAGGACGAGTTCGCGCTGGACACCCCCGCGGGCATGCGGGCCGCGCATCGCCTGCTGGCCACCAAACTGCGTGAGATCCACACCGTGGTGGCCGACGCCGTCGCCGACGCCGAGGCCAAGACAGCGGTGCTCAAAGAGATGGTGGCGCACTACGACTCCGGTCGCGCCGAGTAG
- a CDS encoding DUF4226 domain-containing protein: MTNPSEFQAVVKQLRDSTGDPNAWMSGLSQADIGTALLYGLGGDHHALAPIVAKIRANHPAVFGPATAPSAPPDPSGDPPQTGAAATAIKKAESDLAQQNSSTATLDLMVISAILNAHATSSAGAETLRALQHEIDDAVRTRTDLDTPAGARDFQRFLIGKLRHIARVIEETSLDDRSKAALATAWTALYESTKRVEGAAGDANPENAAGAAAPKKPVFAPTTTPAPAAAAPSDLLPYGADLPLDLGPDPLAGLLPPPAPAAPPAVAPAPAPQLPLSVPPLPAAPTLPAAGSFGGAPSGLPLPRPGDLGGPAGEGRLTLADLLAAEDAALAEPALKPDAEDDVVEGKPGADGKDPGAPTEEEGGPDAPAAEPESSVVKLPGGEQIHAPSPALARVLGAALAGTPIGEAFQREDLPIPAPGTPVPHPVDPARVGTGDVAMFTDRHALAIDAARALIDGQIRPVSAISGPSFLGWLHPPAVGAETAPSATTPNGSNTPAPTRPAAAAGPAR; the protein is encoded by the coding sequence GTGACGAACCCCAGCGAATTCCAGGCGGTCGTCAAGCAGTTGCGGGACAGCACCGGTGATCCGAACGCCTGGATGAGCGGGTTGTCGCAGGCAGATATCGGGACGGCGCTGCTCTACGGCCTGGGCGGCGACCACCACGCCCTGGCGCCGATCGTCGCCAAGATCCGCGCCAACCACCCCGCGGTGTTCGGCCCGGCGACCGCGCCGTCGGCGCCGCCGGATCCATCGGGGGACCCGCCGCAGACCGGCGCCGCAGCCACCGCCATCAAGAAGGCTGAAAGCGATCTGGCGCAGCAGAATTCGTCGACCGCGACACTGGACCTGATGGTGATTTCGGCAATCCTGAACGCCCACGCCACCAGCAGCGCGGGTGCCGAGACGCTACGCGCGTTGCAGCACGAGATCGACGACGCGGTCCGCACCCGGACGGACCTGGACACCCCGGCCGGTGCGCGGGATTTCCAGCGGTTCCTGATCGGCAAGCTGCGCCACATCGCCAGGGTGATCGAGGAAACCAGCCTCGACGACCGCTCCAAGGCCGCACTGGCCACCGCCTGGACCGCGCTCTACGAGTCGACCAAACGGGTCGAGGGTGCCGCCGGGGACGCAAACCCGGAAAACGCCGCAGGTGCAGCAGCACCGAAGAAACCTGTCTTCGCGCCGACAACCACGCCCGCCCCGGCGGCTGCGGCACCGTCGGACCTGTTGCCGTACGGAGCCGATCTGCCCCTCGATCTCGGCCCGGACCCGTTGGCGGGACTGCTCCCGCCGCCCGCCCCCGCGGCGCCGCCGGCTGTGGCGCCGGCGCCCGCGCCGCAGCTCCCGTTGTCGGTGCCGCCGTTGCCCGCGGCCCCGACGCTGCCCGCCGCCGGATCCTTCGGCGGCGCGCCGAGCGGGTTGCCGTTGCCGCGCCCCGGGGATCTCGGCGGTCCGGCGGGCGAGGGCCGCCTGACCCTCGCGGACCTGTTGGCCGCCGAGGACGCGGCGCTGGCCGAACCGGCGTTGAAGCCCGACGCCGAGGACGACGTCGTCGAGGGGAAGCCGGGTGCGGACGGAAAGGATCCCGGCGCGCCCACCGAGGAAGAGGGCGGACCGGACGCCCCGGCAGCCGAACCCGAATCGTCGGTGGTGAAACTGCCCGGCGGGGAACAGATTCACGCGCCCAGCCCGGCGCTGGCGCGGGTCCTGGGCGCGGCGCTGGCGGGCACGCCCATCGGGGAGGCGTTCCAGCGTGAGGATCTCCCCATCCCGGCGCCCGGGACGCCGGTACCGCACCCGGTGGATCCGGCTCGCGTCGGCACCGGCGACGTCGCGATGTTCACCGACCGGCACGCGCTGGCCATCGACGCGGCCAGGGCGCTGATCGACGGGCAGATCCGACCGGTCTCCGCCATCAGCGGCCCCAGTTTCCTAGGCTGGTTGCATCCCCCGGCCGTCGGCGCTGAGACGGCGCCCTCGGCGACCACGCCGAACGGTTCGAATACGCCCGCACCGACCCGTCCGGCCGCGGCGGCCGGGCCCGCACGATAG
- a CDS encoding type VII secretion target has translation MQINVDLDNLRVAATQHARAAEQLRVVPENHHEIQQSLDSLGPIFADLREAGRELLEQRRACYEQQADDHVEMARYLEHAAAGWEAGEQDAVQQIRAVRDEQ, from the coding sequence ATGCAGATCAACGTCGACCTCGACAACCTTCGTGTGGCCGCAACGCAGCACGCCCGGGCCGCCGAGCAGTTGCGTGTCGTGCCGGAGAACCACCATGAGATCCAGCAGAGCCTGGATTCGTTGGGGCCGATCTTTGCCGACCTGCGCGAAGCCGGCCGCGAGCTGCTGGAGCAACGGCGAGCCTGTTACGAGCAGCAGGCCGACGACCACGTGGAGATGGCGCGGTATCTCGAGCATGCGGCCGCCGGCTGGGAGGCCGGCGAACAGGACGCGGTGCAGCAGATCCGCGCGGTCCGGGACGAGCAGTGA
- a CDS encoding DUF2694 family protein: protein MTTEPDPDFDAVHPSGHILFRSCRGGYLHSVVLTEPALATDAQTLAEAILRTADVSYLKALMEVRSEIIAAGHTPSDGVPGPEELVHAIEQLREHKLATE, encoded by the coding sequence GTGACCACCGAACCGGACCCGGACTTCGACGCGGTCCACCCCAGCGGACACATTCTGTTCCGCAGCTGTCGGGGCGGCTACCTGCACAGCGTGGTGCTGACGGAGCCGGCGCTGGCCACCGATGCGCAGACGCTGGCCGAGGCCATCCTCCGGACAGCGGACGTGTCCTACCTCAAGGCGCTGATGGAGGTGCGGAGCGAGATCATCGCCGCGGGCCACACGCCGTCCGACGGGGTTCCCGGCCCCGAGGAGCTGGTGCACGCGATCGAGCAGTTGCGTGAGCACAAGCTCGCCACCGAGTAG
- a CDS encoding DUF5631 domain-containing protein: protein MRRATEQSLSIPAFRTPMDCTPWVLGGLWPAELNQPAPETASLAEYLRNDLHRIADSANQKLREIGEAALPEPIRQAEEARVINVARAFAVLRVESTIRHLRQEPLGFQPEYLSLGVVPEEPTRVVRRDQPEPTVVIEHEDPAHRAPVGRTDAVTPEPPAPPGVVEMAWADGEPVADAVETPSPSPAVAPAQEQVRGAEEVTPVTPDPAATSSDLATPPAFPAAASPAQSAPPKPRPDPAAPAAPSRPAPARAPGGPRHAKNPVGSQVESADSRLRRLLTYVARQEPGLAWAVGDRADGSTVLVTDVAHGWIPPGVKLPAGVELLLPQRRRGNLTNLMGPTGRSLTYRPGDAFAPMTELDVTVPSAEVRRAEVVPDLGWQLTEATHWRDGLPRMVHTMAKAGAAGTGVVDAELDVLRVHLDTARYQLFSQYPDINDRLFCNCLLLAATEAIAVGDQDAANYHFAWYLEMTTAGAGSWGQQP from the coding sequence ATGCGCAGGGCAACGGAACAGTCCCTGTCGATTCCGGCATTCCGGACGCCGATGGACTGCACGCCGTGGGTACTCGGCGGCCTGTGGCCGGCCGAACTCAACCAACCGGCCCCCGAAACCGCCTCCCTGGCAGAGTATCTGCGCAATGACCTGCACCGCATCGCGGATTCCGCCAATCAGAAGCTGCGTGAAATCGGTGAGGCGGCCCTGCCGGAGCCGATCCGGCAGGCCGAGGAGGCCAGGGTCATCAACGTGGCCCGCGCCTTCGCGGTGCTACGCGTGGAGTCGACCATCCGGCATCTGCGCCAGGAACCCTTGGGTTTTCAGCCCGAGTATCTGAGCCTCGGGGTGGTGCCCGAGGAGCCCACCCGGGTGGTCCGTCGCGATCAACCGGAGCCCACCGTCGTCATCGAACACGAGGACCCGGCCCACCGCGCCCCGGTCGGGCGGACGGACGCGGTCACGCCCGAGCCGCCGGCGCCACCTGGCGTGGTCGAAATGGCCTGGGCCGACGGGGAACCGGTCGCCGACGCTGTTGAAACCCCGAGCCCAAGCCCCGCAGTCGCCCCGGCCCAGGAGCAGGTTCGGGGCGCGGAGGAGGTCACGCCTGTGACCCCCGATCCGGCGGCGACCTCTTCGGATCTCGCCACCCCGCCGGCGTTCCCGGCGGCAGCATCGCCGGCCCAGTCGGCACCGCCGAAACCCCGGCCCGATCCCGCCGCGCCGGCAGCACCGTCACGCCCGGCGCCGGCACGCGCTCCGGGCGGACCGCGGCACGCGAAGAACCCCGTGGGTTCGCAGGTCGAATCGGCCGACAGCCGGTTGCGGCGGTTGCTGACGTATGTAGCTCGTCAGGAGCCGGGTCTGGCGTGGGCGGTGGGAGACCGGGCCGACGGGTCCACGGTGCTGGTGACCGATGTCGCGCACGGATGGATCCCGCCCGGGGTGAAGCTGCCCGCGGGCGTGGAATTGCTGCTCCCGCAACGCCGTCGGGGAAACCTCACCAATCTCATGGGCCCCACTGGCCGTAGCTTGACTTATCGCCCGGGCGACGCGTTCGCCCCGATGACCGAACTCGACGTCACCGTGCCGTCCGCAGAAGTCCGCCGAGCGGAAGTGGTGCCGGACCTCGGCTGGCAGCTCACGGAGGCCACCCACTGGCGCGACGGCCTGCCCCGGATGGTGCACACCATGGCCAAGGCCGGCGCGGCCGGCACCGGTGTCGTCGACGCCGAACTCGACGTGCTGCGGGTGCATCTCGATACCGCTCGCTACCAGCTGTTTTCGCAGTACCCCGACATCAACGACCGGTTGTTCTGCAACTGTCTGCTGCTTGCCGCGACCGAGGCGATCGCGGTCGGCGACCAGGACGCCGCGAACTATCATTTTGCCTGGTACCTCGAGATGACGACCGCCGGCGCCGGCAGCTGGGGGCAACAGCCCTAG
- a CDS encoding DUF2710 family protein, producing the protein MVGPRGAEESADKVLVEAVLRELSDAADKWEALVEEAERITFAVDLGDIHAVANADGKLVELSLHPRATEYSHVELAERLNLAFGVLRDEAVADNAARYGGTLH; encoded by the coding sequence GTGGTGGGGCCCAGAGGCGCGGAGGAAAGCGCCGACAAGGTTCTCGTCGAAGCAGTTCTCCGCGAGTTGAGTGACGCCGCTGACAAATGGGAAGCGCTCGTGGAAGAGGCCGAGCGGATCACGTTCGCTGTTGATTTGGGGGATATTCATGCGGTTGCCAACGCCGACGGAAAACTCGTGGAACTGAGCCTGCATCCTCGGGCCACCGAGTACTCACACGTCGAGCTGGCCGAGCGACTCAACCTGGCATTCGGGGTGCTTCGAGACGAAGCGGTGGCCGACAACGCGGCCCGGTACGGCGGCACCCTGCAC